The genomic region CCCAGCTGGACATCGACGAAAGCAAAGAGAAGCTCAATTGGCTGGGGACCATGGATTCCTCGTCGCTGAAGATGAAGGTCGCGGCGTCCATCGTGGCGATTTCGTCGATCCATTTGCTGCGGGTGTTCATGGACGCCAAGAACGTCGATCCCGAGCATTTGAAATGGTACGTGATCATCCACATGACGTTTGTGGTGTCGGCGTTTGCCATGGGTTACCTGGATAAAGTTACCAAGCATTAATTGCCGCCCGACGCTCCCCGTTGCCCGGGTGCAGGGCTCATCAAGGGCGTGGCTTGTGTGCTAGTCTGCTCGCCCTTTTAGTTTGGACGACACCTGTGTCGTCCTACAGCGGAGCCTTTCCATGTCCGAAGTTAATCTGTCCACCGACGAAACCCGCGTGAGCTACGGCATTGGCCGTCAGTTGGGCGACCAGCTGCGCGACAACCCGCCACCGGGCGTCAGCCTGGACGCGATCCTGGCTGGCCTGACCGACGCTTTCGCCGGCAAGCCTAGCCGTGTGGACCAAGAGCAAATGGCCGCAAGCTTCAAGGTCATCCGCGAAATCATGCAAGCCGAAGCCGCTGCAAAGGCTGAAGCGGCTGCTGGCGAAGGCCTGGCTTTCCTGGCTGAAAACGCCAAGCGTGACGGTATTACCACCCTGGCTTCCGGCCTGCAATTTGAAGTGCTGACTGCCGGTGACGGCGCCAAGCCGACCCGTGAAGATCAGGTGCGCACTCACTACCACGGCACCCTGATCGACGGCACTGTGTTCGACAGCTCCTACGAGCGCGGCCAGCCTGCAGAGTTTCCGGTTGGCGGCGTGATCGCCGGCTGGACCGAAGCCCTGCAACTGATGAATGCCGGCAGCAAATGGCGCCTGTACGTGCCGAGCGAACTGGCTTACGGTGCTCAAGGCGTTGGCAGCATCCCGCCGCACAGCGTTCTGGTGTTCGACGTCGAACTGCTCGACGTTCTGTAAGACCTTACCTGCAGGAGCGAGCCTGCTCGCTCCTGCAGTGTTTTGCGCGGTTGCTCATGGATGAAACTTGCCATTGAGATCCGTCACTGGGCGCAACGCCCGGGCATAGCAGAACAGAAACAGATTTCTCACCACTTCCTTCAGCACACCAGGTTCACTGGAACTCAGGCCATTGACGTCCAGGTCGCCCTGATCCTGCAGTTCGCTCAACGCTTCTTCTTCCAGCACCGCGCAGACTTCACCGGTTTCCCGATGGAGGATTCGCAGGTAAGGGTGTGGACGGTCCAGCCAGGCATCGATCAAATAAGTCATGGAAGCATCTCCTTGATGGGTTTCAATGAGAATAATTCTTATTCGTAGAATAGCAAGTCCCTATTGGCGATTTCCGGACTTTTCTGTGTGGATATTGTTTTTGATCAAAAGGCCTGGCCTTTTGCCGCCAGTGCGGAAGTGACGCGGGGGAGGGTGAAGCGCCATCCCGTGCAGGGCACGAGATGGAGGCCGCCGGTTCAGACCTTGCGGACGAACTCGGACTTGAGTTTCATCGGGCCGATACCGTCGATCTTGCAGTCGATATCATGGTCGCCATCGCACAGGCGGATGTTCTTGACCTTGGTGCCGACCTTGACCACCAGTGATGTGCCTTTGACCTTGAGGTCCTTGATCACGGTGATGGTGTCGCCGTCCTGCAGGACATTGCCCACAGAGTCTTTCTTTACGGATTCATCGCTGGCAGCCTCGGCTTCGCCACCGACGGTCCACTCATGGGCGCATTCCGGGCAAATCAGCTGGGCGCCGTCTTCGTAGGTGTATTCGGAATTGCATTTCGGGCAGGGTGGCAACGTGCTCACTAAAGCTCCTTTGGTTTCAGGATGGCTAAAAAGCGCACATTATATAGGGTTTTAGCGTGGGAAGGGCGGTGCGGGTCGTTGCAGGAGCCGGGAAGGCTCCTGCAGGGCGGCCAAATCAGTGAGTACGGGCGACCGCGAACTCACTCAGCTCAACCAGGGCGTCCCGGTATTCGCTGGCTGGAAGGGCTTCCAGGCATTGGATGGCACGAGCGACGTAGTCACGGGCCAGTTGCGCGGTGTATTCGAGGGAGCCCGAAGCTTCCACGGCTTCGCGGATGCTTTCCAGGTCTTCGATCCCGCCTTTCTGGATCGCCTTTCGCACCAGGGCGGCCTGTTCCGGCGTACCTTCGCGCATGGTGTAGATCAGCGGCAAGGTCGGCTTGCCCTCGGCCAGGTCGTCACCGACGTTCTTGCCCAGGGTTTCGGCGTCGCCGCGGTAATCCAGCAGGTCGTCTACCAACTGGAAGGCCACGCCCAAGTGATCGCCAAAGGTGCGCAGGGCTTCGCTCTGCTCGGGCGTCGCTTCGCACAGGGCGGCAGCGCTGTGAGTCGAGGCTTCGAAGAGCATCGCGGTTTTGCCGCGAATCACTTCCATGTAGGTTTCTTCGGTGGTGCTGGCGTCGCGAACCTTCGACAGTTGCAACACTTCGCCTTCGGCGATGATGCGCGTGGCCTGTGAAAGAATCTTCATCACCGGCATCGAGCCCAGTTCGACCATCATTTCGAACGAGCGCGAGTACAGGAAGTCGCCCACGAGTACGCTCGGCGCGTTGCCCCACATCGCGTTGGCCGTCTCGCGACCACGGCGCATGCCGGACATGTCGACCACGTCGTCATGCAGAAGGGTGGCGGTGTGCAGGAACTCGATGGTCGCGGCCAGCAGGCGCAGATCATCGCCTTCACGGCCCAGGGCCTTGCCACACAGCAACACTAATAAAGGACGCAGGCGTTTACCGCCGGCCGACGTAATGTAGTCGCCAATTTTGGAGACCAGCGGCACTTTAGAAGTCAGCTGCTTCTTGATGATGCCGTCGACGGCGCTAAAATCGTCCGCCACCGCGCGGTAGAAAGCTTGGGGTTGCATCAGCGACAGTCGCTCCAGAAGGGTTGCGCGGCATGCTAGGACCCGCGTCCCCTAGTGTCAAGGCGCGATAGACGGCCACTTGCAACACCTCCATAGCTTGCGTACAATCGCGCACCCTGAACTTCCTGGGCAGCACCTGCCTTACGCAATTGCATTCGGGACGTCCATCCCATGCAGCCATGCCAGCCAATACCTCTTCTTATAAAGCGCTGGGTGAGCAGGATTATCGGAGAAATACCATGTCGTACGCAGTAATTGTTACTGGTGGCAAGCAATACAAGGTCGCCCCAGGTGAATACCTGAAGATCGAGAAGCTGGAAATCGCTACTGGCGAATCCGTCACTTTTGATCGCGTTCTGTTGGTCGCCAATGGCGATGACGTGAACATCGGCGCTCCAGTTGTTGCAGGCGCTACCGTTGTGGCTGAAGTGATCTCCCAAGGTCGTCACGATAAAGTCCGCATCATCAAGTTCCGTCGTCGTAAGCACCACATGAAGCGTATGGGCCACCGCCAGTGGTACACCGAGATCAAAATCACCGGTATTCAGGCTTAATTTCAGCCTAATTCCTCACTAGGAGAATTGACTCATGGCACACAAAAAAGCTGGTGGTAGTACCCGTAACGGTCGCGACTCAGAAGCCAAACGCCTTGGCGTGAAGATGTATGGCGGCCAGGTTATCATTCCGGGCAACATCATCGTGCGTCAGCGCGGCACCCAATTCCACGCCGGTTACGGTGTTGGCATGGGTAAAGATCACACTCTGTTCGCTAAAATCGACGGCGTGATCAAGTTTGAAGTAAAAGGCGCTTTCAACCGCCGTTACGTGAGCATTGTCCCGAAGACTGAAGTCGTCGCGGCATAATTACGTAGTTGCTGGAAAAGCCCTGTCTCGCGACGGGGCTTTTTCGTTTGTGGGGTGAGTCTCTTGCAAAGCTGTTTGTGATGGGCGAAAGCAGTGGATTTGCGGTCGTTGCTTGAGGTCGCTGCGCTCATTTTTGCAAGAGTCTTATGTCTTGGTTTCTTAAGCTCGTCCGTGTGGCGAGAGGCGTTTTGTTATGAAGTTTGTTGATGAAGTTTCGATCCGAGTAAAAGCTGGCGACGGCGGTAACGGTTGCATGAGTTTCCGTCGGGAAAAATTCATCGAAAACGGTGGTCCTAACGGTGGTGATGGTGGTGATGGCGGCTCGGTCTACATGATCGCCGACGAAAACCTCAACACCCTGGTGGACTACCGTTACACCCGGCACTTTGATGCCGAGCGTGGCTCCAACGGCGGCAGCACCGACTGCACCGGTAAAAAAGGCGAAGAGCTGGTACTGCGGGTTCCGGTCGGCACCACCGTGATCGACTCCGCAACCCAGGAAGTCATCGGCGACCTGACCAAAGCCGGTCAGCGCCTGCTGGTGGCTCATGGCGGCTGGCACGGCCTGGGCAACACCCGTTTCAAATCCAGTACCAACCGTGCGCCACGCCAGACCACGCCGGGCAAGCCTGGCGAACAGCGTGACCTCAAGCTGGAAATGAAGGTGTTGGCTGACGTGGGCCTGTTGGGCTTGCCGAACGCCGGCAAAAGTACGTTCATTCGCTCGGTATCTGCTGCCAAGCCGAAAGTCGCCGATTACCCGTTCACCACCTTGGTGCCAAACCTGGGTGTGGTCAGTGTCGACCGCTGGAAGAGCTTCGTGGTTGCTGACATTCCGGGCCTGATCGAAGGTGCTTCCGACGGCGCGGGCCTGGGGATTCGTTTCCTCAAGCACTTGTCCCGTACCCGTTTGCTGCTGCACCTCGTTGACATGGCGCCGCTGGATGACACCAGTGCGCCGGACGCCGCTGAAGTGATTGTCAGCGAGCTGACCAAGTTCAGCCCGTCCCTGGCAGAGCGTGATCGTTGGTTGGTGCTGAACAAGTGCGATCAGATCCTTGAGGAAGAGCACGAAGAGCGCGTCAAGGAAATCGTTGATCGCCTGGAATGGACGGGGCCTGTGTACGTGATCTCGGCCATTGCCAAAGAAGGCACTGAGCGCCTGACTCGCGACATCATGCGTTACCTCGAGGATCGTGCTGACCGCTTGGCCGCCGACCCTGTCTACAAGGCAGAGCTGGCCGAGCTGGATCAGCGTATCGAAGACGAAGCCCGTGCCCAGCTGCAGGCGCTGGATGACCAGCGTGCCCTGCGTCGCAGTGGCGTCAAGTCGGTCCATGACATCGGTGACGACGATTGGGACGAAGAAGACGTGGATGATGAAGATGGTCCGGAAATCATTTACGTGCGCGACTGATTCGTTGCAGTAAACTTAAGCGCCGCTCAATCGAGCGGCGTTTTGGTATCTGGAAATCGGTAGTCACGAATAACGTTATGGGCGGCGCTGGGTCGCGCGGCCCTCTATCTAAGGTTGAAGATGATGCGGAGCAAGGTGACAGGTGCGCAGCGTTGGGTCGTTAAGATCGGTAGCGCGCTGCTGACGGCGGATGGCAAGGGGCTGGATCGTGCGGCCATGAGCGTCTGGGTGGACCAGATGGTGGCCTTGCATGAGGCTGGAGTCGAGTTGGTGCTGGTGTCGTCCGGGGCGGTTGCCGCCGGTATGAGCCGCCTTGGCTGGACCGCGCGACCCAGCGCGATGCACGAGTTGCAAGCCGCTGCCGCCATTGGTCAGATGGGCCTGGTGCAGGCCTGGGAGTCCAGCTTTGCCGAGCACGGTCGCCATACGGCGCAGATTCTGCTGACCCATGACGACTTGTCCGACCGCAAGCGCTACCTGAATGCTCGTAGTACGCTGCGCGCCTTGGTTGAACTCAAAGTGATCCCGGTGATCAACGAGAATGACACCGTGGTGACTGACGAGATTCGCTTTGGCGACAACGACACCCTGGCGGCCCTGGTGGCTAACCTGGTTGAGGCCGATTTGCTGGTGATTCTCACGGATCGCGACGGCATGTTCGACGCTGATCCGCGCAATAACCCTGAGGCGCAGCTGATTTACGAGGCGCGTGCCGATGATCCGGCGCTGGATGCGGTGGCTGGCAGTGTCGGTGGTGCCCTGGGGCGTGGTGGTATGCAGACCAAGCTGCGTGCGGCACGGCTGGCAGCGCGTTCCGGCGCGCATACCATCATCGTCGGTGGCCGGATTGAGCGGGTGCTGGATCGCCTCAAGGCGGGCGAGCGCATCGGTACGCTGCTGTCGCCTGAGCGTGGCATGCTGGCGGCGCGCAAGCAGTGGCTGGCAGGGCATCTTCAGACGCGCGGTACCCTGGTGTTGGATGCCGGTGCGGTTTCAGCGTTGTCCCAAGGCAACAAAAGCTTGCTGCCGGTGGGTGTAAAACTGGTCCAGGGCAGCTTCCGCCGTGGCGAAATGGTGGTGTGTGTGGCGCCGGACGGTCGCGAGATTGCCCGTGGCCTGGCCAACTACAGTGCCCTTGAGGCGCAGAAAATCATCGGGCAATCGTCTGATGCGATTGTCGGTCTGTTGGGTTACATGGCTGAGCCGGAGCTGGTTCACCGGGATAACCTGATTCTGGTTTAAGTAAAAAGGAATTCTCGATGCGCGTGATGAAGGGGTTGCTCGGTTTACTGCTGGCGATGCCGTTGCTGGCATCGGCCGAAGAGATTGGCCAGGTGTCGACGGTGTTCAAGTTTGTCGGCCCCAATGACCGGATTGTGGTCGAGGCTTTTGATGACCCGAAGGTGGATGGCGTGACGTGCTACCTGTCCCGTGCCAAGACGGGTGGGGTGAAAGGTGGCCTGGGGTTGGCTGAGGATCGCGCTGAGGCGTCGATTGCTTGTCGTCAGGTGGGCGCGATTCACTTCAAGGGTGAGCTGAAGGACGGGGATGAGGTGTTCAAGGAGCGCACGTCTCTGGTGTTCAAGACCATGCAGGTGGTGCGTTTCCTCGACAAGAAGCGCAATACCCTGGTGTATCTGGTCTACAGCGATCGCTTGATCGAAGGCAGTCCGCAGAACGCGGTGACGGCGATTCCGATCTTGCCGTGGCCTACTGCGCAGTAAGTCTCAAGTAGGGCCGGCATGCCGGCTCTTTTTTTTGGCTTGCTCAAATTGCAGGCAATAAAAAACCGACCCTGAGGTCGGTTTTTTAACAAGCTTATCGCTTAGGCTGCAGCAGCAAGGTTCAGAGCCTTGATGTGGCCATTCAGACGACCTTTATGGCGAGCAGCTTTGTTCTTGTGGATGATGCCTTTATCGGCCATGCGGTCGATAACTGGCACAGCCAGAACGTAAGCAGCTTGAGCTTTTTCAGCGTCTTTTGCGTCAATGGCTTTAACTACATTCTTGATGTAGGTACGAACCATGGAACGCAGGCTGGCGTTGTGGCTGCGACGCTTCTCAGCCTGTTTTGCACGTTTTTTGGCGGAAGGTGTGTTGGCCACCGTCGAGCTCCTCGAAAGACTTTTTAGGAAATAGCAAACAAAATAGGCCGCGAATCATGCCGATGAGTTGAAGTCTTGTCAAGGGCGTGTGATGCGAACTGCTGAGTGGTCGATCTTAAGAGGCGGGTGATTTATTTCCGGCGCTTGACCTGTAAACTCGCGAGCTTTGGCTCTGTGCTTGTTGCAGGCGCGGAGTATCGCATATGTGGGCCGTTTGTTCGCCTGCTCTTTATCTATAGGCAAAAACTCTTTCAATGAATCTGCTCAAATCGTTGGCCGCTGTCAGCTCTATCACCATGATTTCCCGGGTCCTGGGGTTTGTGCGTGACACGCTGCTGGCACGCATTTTTGGCGCCAGCATGGCCACGGATGCCTTCTTTATTGCCTTTAAACTGCCCAATCTGCTGCGGCGGATCTTCGCCGAGGGGGCTTTTTCCCAGGCCTTCGTGCCGATTCTGGCGGAATACAAGGCGCAGCAAGGGGAGGAGGCAACCCGCACCTTTATTGCCTATGTTTCTGGTTTGCTGACGTTGGTGCTGACGTTGGTGACCATCGCCGGGATGCTTGCCGCGCCCTGGGTGATCTGGGCCACGGCCCCCGGTTTTGCCAATACACCGGAAAAATTCGCCCTGACCACTGACCTGTTGAGGGTGACCTTTCCTTATATATTGCTGATTTCCCTGTCGTCCCTGGCCGGGGCGATCCTCAATACCTGGAACCGTTTTTCGGTGCCGGCCTTCGTGCCGACCCTGCTTAACGTCAGCATGATTATTTTCGCGCTGTTCCTGACGCCGTATTTCGATCCGCCCGTGATGGCCCTGGGTTGGGCGGTCCTGGCCGGTGGCCTGGCGCAACTGCTGTACCAGCTGCCGCACCTGAAGAAGATCGGCATGCTCGTGCTGCCGCGCCTGAACCTTAAAGACACCGGGGTCTGGCGGGTGATGCGCAACATGCTGCCGGCAATCCTGGGGGTTTCCGTCAGCCAGATCTCGCTGATCATCAATACCGCCTTTGCCTCGTTGCTGGTCTCGGGCTCCGTATCGTGGATGTACTACGCCGACCGTCTGATGGAGCTGCCGTCCGGCGTACTGGGCGTGGCGCTCGGCACCATCCTGCTGCCAACGCTGTCCCGCACCTATGCCAGCAAAGACCGCCACGAGTACTCGCGGATTCTCGACTGGGGCCTGCGCCTGTGCTTCGTGCTGGTGCTGCCGTGCGCCGTGGCCTTGGGGTTGCTCGCTGAGCCGCTGACGGTTGCGCTGTTCCAGTACGGCCAGTTCACCGCGTTTGACGCCTCGATGACGCAGCGTGCGCTGATCGCCTATTCCGTCGGCCTGCTGGGCATTATCGTGATCAAGGTGCTGGCCCCCGGCTTTTATGCTCAACAAAACATTCGTACGCCGGTAAAGATCGCGATCTTCACCCTGGTGGTTACGCAGCTGCTCAACCTGGCGTTTATCGGTCCGCTGAAGCATGCGGGGCTGGCGCTGGCAATCAGTGTGGGTGCCTGCATTAATGCCGGGCTGCTGTTTTATCAGCTACGCAAACAGAAAATGTTCCAGCCTCAGGCAGGCTGGGGTTCGTTTGGGCTCAAGTTGGTGGTGGCGGTGGGCACGATGGCCGCAGTGCTACTGGGGCTGATGCACTTCATGCCTGCCTGGGATCAGGGCCATATGCTGGAGCGCTTCATGCGCCTCGGTGCATTGGTGGTCGCTGGCGTGGTGGTGTACTTCGGCATGTTGCTGCTGATGGGCTTCCGTTTACGGGATTTCAATCGCAAGTCGCTGAGCTAGAGACTTTTCGTCGATAAGGCGGTTGTTTTATCGATTCGCGCAAATGGCCTGCGCTGTTGCCTGTCGTCCGGGGCCGGGTGTGGTTATAATCGACCACTTTATGAGCAAGAAGCGCGTTATGCAGCTGGTTCGAGGTCTCCACAACCTGCGCCCCCAGCATCGGGGCTGCGTCGCCACTATTGGCAACTTTGACGGTGTTCACCGTGGCCACCAGGCTATCCTGGCCCGCCTGCGTGAGCGTGCGGTTGAGTTGGGCGTGCCCAGCTGCGTGGTGATTTTTGAACCACAGCCCCGTGAATTCTTTACCCCGGAGACGGCGCCGGCGCGTCTGGCCCGACTTCGGGACAAGCTGCAATTGCTGGCTGAAGAAGGCGTGGACCGTGTCCTCTGCCTGGCTTTCAACCAGCGCTTGCGCAGCCTCAGCGCCGCCGAGTTTGTCGACCGTATCCTGGTGGATGGCCTGGGCGTGCAGCACCTGGAGGTCGGCGACGACTTCCGTTTCGGTTGCGACCGGGTAGGGGATTTCGATTTCCTGCAACAGGCCGGTGTTACCCAGGGTTTTACCGTCGAAGCCGCGCAAACCGTCGAAATGGACGGCCTGCGCGTGAGCAGTACCCAGGTGCGTAACGCCCTGGCCGCTGCCGACTTCGCCTTGGCCGAGCGTTTGCTCGGTCGCCCGTTCCGGATTGCCGGGCGGGTCCTGCACGGCCAGAAGCTGGCGCGCCAACTGGGCACGCCAACCGCCAACGTGCAGCTCAAGCGCCGTCGTGTGCCACTGACCGGGGTTTACCTGGTGAGTGTCGACATCGACGGCCAATCGTGGCCCGGAGTCGCCAATATAGGCGTCAGGCCCACGGTTGCAGGTGATGGCAAAGCCCACCTGGAAGTTCACCTTTTGGATTTTGCCGGTGATTTGTATGACCGGCGTTTGACGGTGGCTTTCCACCAAAAGCTGCGTGAAGAGCAGCGTTTCGCCTCCCTGGAGGCGTTGAAAACGGCGATCAATGCGGATGTCGCCGCCGCCCGTGCACTAGCCGCACCTAGCGCCCATCGCTAATGAAGAGCCTTAAATGACCGACTATAAAGCCACGCTAAACCTTCCGGACACCGCCTTCCCAATGAAGGCCGGCCTGCCACAGCGCGAACCGCAGATCCTGCAGCGCTGGGACAGTATTGGCCTGTACGGAAAGTTGCGCGAGATTGGCAAGGATCGTCCGAAATTCGTCCTGCACGACGGCCCTCCTTATGCCAACGGTACGATTCATATCGGTCATGCGCTGAACAAGATTCTCAAGGACATGATCGTTCGCTCGAAAACCCTTTCGGGCTTCGACGCGCCTTATGTCCCGGGCTGGGACTGCCACGGCCTGCCGATCGAACACAAAGTCGAAGTGACCTACGGCAAGAACCTGGGCGCGGACAAAACCCGCGAACTGTGCCGTGCCTACGCCACCGAGCAGATCGAAGGGCAGAAGTCCGAATTCATCCGCCTGGGTGTATTGGGCGACTGGGCCAACCCGTACAAGACCATGGACTTCAAGAACGAGGCCGGTGAAATCCGCGCCTTGGCCGAGATCGTCAAGGGCGGTTTCGTGTTCAAGGGCCTCAAGCCCGTGAACTGGTGCTTCGATTGCGGCTCGGCCCTGGCTGAAGCAGAAGTCGAGTACGAAGACAAAAAGTCCTCGACCATCGACGTCGCCTTCCCGATCGCCGACGAAGCCAAACTGGCTGAAGCCTTCGGTCTGGCGAGCCTGGCCAAGCCAGCCTCCATCGTGATCTGGACCACCACCCCGTGGACCATCCCGGCCAACCAGGCGCTGAACGTGCACCCGGAATTCACCTACGCCCTGGTGGACGTCGGTGACAAGCTGCTGGTGCTGGCTGAAGAGCTGGTCGAGTCGTGCCTTGCCCGCTACAACCTGCAAGGCTCGGTGATCGCGACCACCACCGGCTCCGCGCTGGAACTGATCAACTTCCGTCACCCGTTCTACGACCGTCTGTCGCCAATCTACCTGGCCGAGTACGTTGAACTGGGCGCTGGCACCGGCGTGGTTCACTGCTCGCCTGCCTATGGCGTAGACGACTTCGTGATCTGCAAGCAGTACGGCCTGGTCAACGACGACATCATCAATCCAGTGCAAAGCAACGGCGTCTACTCGCCGTCCCTGGAATTCTTCGGTGGCCAGTTCATCTTCAAGGCCAACCCGGCGATCGTCGACAAGCTGGCTGAAGTCGGTGCGCTGCTGCACACCGAAACCATCACCCACAGCTACATGCACTGCTGGCGTCACAAAACCCCGCTGATCTACCGCGCCACCGCGCAGTGGTTTATCGGTATGGACAAAGAGCCGACCAGCGGCGAAACCCTGCGCAAGCGCGCGATCAAGGCGATCGAAGACACCAAGTTCGTTCCGGCCTGGGGTCAGGCGCGCCTGCACTCGATGATCGCCAACCGTCCGGACTGGTGCATCTCACGCCAGCGTAACTGGGGCGTGCCGATTCCGTTCTTCCTGAACAAGGAAAGCGGCGAGCTGCATCCACGTACTGTCGAGCTGATGGAAGTGGTGGCCCAGCGTGTTGAACAAGAAGGCATCGAAGCCTGGTTCAAGCTGGACGCCGCCGAGCTGCTGGGCGACGAAGCGCCGCTGTACGACAAGATCAGCGACACCCTCGACGTGTGGTTCGACTCCGGTACCACCCACTGGCACGTATTGCGTGGTTCACACCCGATGGGTCACGAGACCGGCCCGCGTGCCGATCTGTACCTGGAAGGTTCCGACCAACACCGTGGCTGGTTCCACTCCTCGTTGCTGACCGGCTGCGCGATCGACGATCACGCCCCGTACCGCGAGCTGCTGACCCACGGTTTCACTGTCGACGAGAACGGTCGCAAGATGTCCAAGTCCTTGGGCAACGTGATCGCGCCGCAAAAGGTCAACGACACCCTCGGCGCCGACATCATGCGCCTGTGGGTTGCCTCTACCGATTATTCGGGCGAGATGGCCGTGTCCGAGCAGATCTTGCAGCGCAGCGCCGATGCGTACCGCCGGATCCGTAATACCGCACGTTTCATGCTCTCGAACCTGACCGGTTTCAACCCGGCCACCGACATCCTGCCGGCCGAGGAAATGCTCGCCCTGGACCGTTGGGCCGTGGACCGTACCCTGTTGCTGCAGCGCGAGCTGCAAGAGCACTACGGCGAATACCGCTTCTGGAACGTCTACTCGAAGATCCACAATTTCTGCGTGCAGGAGCTGGGTGGTTTCTACCTCGACATCATCAAGGACCGCCAGTACACCACTGGCGCCAACAGCAAGGCACGCCGTTCGGCGCAAACCGCGCTGTACCACATCTCTGAGGCGCTGGTGCGCTGGATCGCGCCGATCCTGGCGTTCACCGCCGATGAGCTGTGGGAATACCTGCCGGGCGAGCGTAACGAGTCCGTGATGCTCAACACCTGGTACGAAGGCCTGACCGAATTGCCGGCTGACTTCGAACTGGGCCGCGAGTACTGGGAAGGCGTAATGGCCGTCAAGGTTGCCGTGAACAAGGAGCTGGAAGTGCAGCGCGCGGCGAAGGCTGTAGGCGGCAACCTGCAGGCCGAAGTCACGCTGTTTGCCGAGGAAGGCCTGACCGCCGACCTGGCCAAGTTGAGTAACGAACTGCGCTTCGTCTTGATCACGTCCACCGCCAGCTTGGCACCGTTTACTCAGGCTCCGG from Pseudomonas yamanorum harbors:
- a CDS encoding PA4570 family protein, encoding MTYLIDAWLDRPHPYLRILHRETGEVCAVLEEEALSELQDQGDLDVNGLSSSEPGVLKEVVRNLFLFCYARALRPVTDLNGKFHP
- a CDS encoding zinc ribbon domain-containing protein YjdM; this translates as MSTLPPCPKCNSEYTYEDGAQLICPECAHEWTVGGEAEAASDESVKKDSVGNVLQDGDTITVIKDLKVKGTSLVVKVGTKVKNIRLCDGDHDIDCKIDGIGPMKLKSEFVRKV
- the proB gene encoding glutamate 5-kinase, which codes for MRSKVTGAQRWVVKIGSALLTADGKGLDRAAMSVWVDQMVALHEAGVELVLVSSGAVAAGMSRLGWTARPSAMHELQAAAAIGQMGLVQAWESSFAEHGRHTAQILLTHDDLSDRKRYLNARSTLRALVELKVIPVINENDTVVTDEIRFGDNDTLAALVANLVEADLLVILTDRDGMFDADPRNNPEAQLIYEARADDPALDAVAGSVGGALGRGGMQTKLRAARLAARSGAHTIIVGGRIERVLDRLKAGERIGTLLSPERGMLAARKQWLAGHLQTRGTLVLDAGAVSALSQGNKSLLPVGVKLVQGSFRRGEMVVCVAPDGREIARGLANYSALEAQKIIGQSSDAIVGLLGYMAEPELVHRDNLILV
- the rpsT gene encoding 30S ribosomal protein S20 gives rise to the protein MANTPSAKKRAKQAEKRRSHNASLRSMVRTYIKNVVKAIDAKDAEKAQAAYVLAVPVIDRMADKGIIHKNKAARHKGRLNGHIKALNLAAAA
- the rplU gene encoding 50S ribosomal protein L21, whose protein sequence is MSYAVIVTGGKQYKVAPGEYLKIEKLEIATGESVTFDRVLLVANGDDVNIGAPVVAGATVVAEVISQGRHDKVRIIKFRRRKHHMKRMGHRQWYTEIKITGIQA
- a CDS encoding FKBP-type peptidyl-prolyl cis-trans isomerase encodes the protein MSEVNLSTDETRVSYGIGRQLGDQLRDNPPPGVSLDAILAGLTDAFAGKPSRVDQEQMAASFKVIREIMQAEAAAKAEAAAGEGLAFLAENAKRDGITTLASGLQFEVLTAGDGAKPTREDQVRTHYHGTLIDGTVFDSSYERGQPAEFPVGGVIAGWTEALQLMNAGSKWRLYVPSELAYGAQGVGSIPPHSVLVFDVELLDVL
- the murJ gene encoding murein biosynthesis integral membrane protein MurJ yields the protein MNLLKSLAAVSSITMISRVLGFVRDTLLARIFGASMATDAFFIAFKLPNLLRRIFAEGAFSQAFVPILAEYKAQQGEEATRTFIAYVSGLLTLVLTLVTIAGMLAAPWVIWATAPGFANTPEKFALTTDLLRVTFPYILLISLSSLAGAILNTWNRFSVPAFVPTLLNVSMIIFALFLTPYFDPPVMALGWAVLAGGLAQLLYQLPHLKKIGMLVLPRLNLKDTGVWRVMRNMLPAILGVSVSQISLIINTAFASLLVSGSVSWMYYADRLMELPSGVLGVALGTILLPTLSRTYASKDRHEYSRILDWGLRLCFVLVLPCAVALGLLAEPLTVALFQYGQFTAFDASMTQRALIAYSVGLLGIIVIKVLAPGFYAQQNIRTPVKIAIFTLVVTQLLNLAFIGPLKHAGLALAISVGACINAGLLFYQLRKQKMFQPQAGWGSFGLKLVVAVGTMAAVLLGLMHFMPAWDQGHMLERFMRLGALVVAGVVVYFGMLLLMGFRLRDFNRKSLS
- the rpmA gene encoding 50S ribosomal protein L27 — translated: MAHKKAGGSTRNGRDSEAKRLGVKMYGGQVIIPGNIIVRQRGTQFHAGYGVGMGKDHTLFAKIDGVIKFEVKGAFNRRYVSIVPKTEVVAA
- a CDS encoding polyprenyl synthetase family protein; this encodes MQPQAFYRAVADDFSAVDGIIKKQLTSKVPLVSKIGDYITSAGGKRLRPLLVLLCGKALGREGDDLRLLAATIEFLHTATLLHDDVVDMSGMRRGRETANAMWGNAPSVLVGDFLYSRSFEMMVELGSMPVMKILSQATRIIAEGEVLQLSKVRDASTTEETYMEVIRGKTAMLFEASTHSAAALCEATPEQSEALRTFGDHLGVAFQLVDDLLDYRGDAETLGKNVGDDLAEGKPTLPLIYTMREGTPEQAALVRKAIQKGGIEDLESIREAVEASGSLEYTAQLARDYVARAIQCLEALPASEYRDALVELSEFAVARTH
- a CDS encoding CreA family protein; its protein translation is MRVMKGLLGLLLAMPLLASAEEIGQVSTVFKFVGPNDRIVVEAFDDPKVDGVTCYLSRAKTGGVKGGLGLAEDRAEASIACRQVGAIHFKGELKDGDEVFKERTSLVFKTMQVVRFLDKKRNTLVYLVYSDRLIEGSPQNAVTAIPILPWPTAQ
- the cgtA gene encoding Obg family GTPase CgtA, translating into MKFVDEVSIRVKAGDGGNGCMSFRREKFIENGGPNGGDGGDGGSVYMIADENLNTLVDYRYTRHFDAERGSNGGSTDCTGKKGEELVLRVPVGTTVIDSATQEVIGDLTKAGQRLLVAHGGWHGLGNTRFKSSTNRAPRQTTPGKPGEQRDLKLEMKVLADVGLLGLPNAGKSTFIRSVSAAKPKVADYPFTTLVPNLGVVSVDRWKSFVVADIPGLIEGASDGAGLGIRFLKHLSRTRLLLHLVDMAPLDDTSAPDAAEVIVSELTKFSPSLAERDRWLVLNKCDQILEEEHEERVKEIVDRLEWTGPVYVISAIAKEGTERLTRDIMRYLEDRADRLAADPVYKAELAELDQRIEDEARAQLQALDDQRALRRSGVKSVHDIGDDDWDEEDVDDEDGPEIIYVRD